A single genomic interval of Ramlibacter sp. harbors:
- a CDS encoding NAD(P) transhydrogenase subunit alpha, with protein MDIVSHTITNLIIFVLAIYVGYHVVWTVTPALHTPLMAVTNAISAIVIVGAMLAAALTETGLGKSMGMLAVALAAVNVFGGFLVTRRMLEMFKKKEKKAAPAGDQA; from the coding sequence ATGGACATCGTTTCCCACACCATCACCAACCTCATCATCTTCGTGCTGGCCATCTACGTGGGCTACCACGTGGTCTGGACCGTCACGCCCGCGCTGCACACGCCCCTGATGGCCGTGACCAATGCGATCTCGGCCATCGTGATCGTGGGCGCCATGCTGGCCGCGGCGCTTACCGAGACCGGGCTGGGCAAGAGCATGGGCATGCTGGCCGTGGCGCTGGCGGCGGTCAACGTCTTTGGCGGCTTCCTGGTCACCCGGCGCATGCTGGAGATGTTCAAGAAGAAGGAAAAGAAGGCAGCGCCCGCGGGAGACCAGGCATGA
- the ligD gene encoding DNA ligase D: MAQRDKLQPYRDKRNFALTPEPAASGPGAGGKLTYVIQKHWASHLHYDLRLELDGTLKSWAVPKGPSLDPADKRMAVQVEDHPLAYGDFEGSIPKGQYGGGDVIVWDRGTWVPHGDPRKAWRAGKLKFELRGEKLHGHWTLVRMRGKETDSQPAWLLIKEADAAARTDGYDITRARPASVLRAAPARPHGKRKGASAVLPAEARAARLPVALAPQLATLAAAPPDGAQDWLYEAKLDGYRLLARVDAGKVKLFTRNGHDWTQRLPELARAVTQLPLRSGWLDGEIVVPGANDAPDFQALQAAFEGNRREHIVYYLFDLPYYAGHDLRAVPLDERRTLLKGLFIGQTPAQVRFSESFDVPPHDLLAAACRLGLEGVIGKRRDAPYVSQRSADWIKLKCTQRQEFVVVGYTDPQGTREGLGALLLAVHDRAGQLRYAGNVGSGFTDRQLVTLEKQLTSLHAPRSALPPTRGLGPVHWVRPELLAEVSFGEWTRSGRIRQAVFRGLREDKKPQAIVREQPLAPQRLAAATRARKGPVLTHPGRVIDPASGTTKGELADYYARAAALILPHLKDRPVALVRAPGGVTQPLFFQKHADDAELPGVRRLDPSLDPGHEPLLAVAGAQALQSLAQMNVVELHTWNATARAIDRPDRMTFDLDPGEGTPWIHVQQGAQLVQVALQELGLPAFLKTSGGKGLHVVVPLRRHYGWEAVKGFSQAIVQHLAATLPERFVAKSGPRNRVGKIFVDYLRNGFGATTVSAWSVRARAGLGVSVPVAWSELGALTGGAHWTLANIAPRLATGNQPWAGYHAARKGLSAAMKQLGFQPGAA, from the coding sequence ATGGCCCAGCGAGACAAGCTCCAGCCCTACCGTGACAAACGCAACTTTGCCCTCACGCCCGAACCCGCCGCCAGCGGCCCCGGGGCCGGGGGCAAACTGACCTACGTCATCCAGAAGCACTGGGCCAGCCACCTGCACTACGACCTGCGGCTCGAACTGGACGGCACGCTCAAGAGCTGGGCCGTGCCCAAGGGCCCCAGCCTGGACCCCGCCGACAAGCGCATGGCGGTGCAGGTCGAGGACCATCCGCTGGCCTATGGCGACTTTGAAGGCAGCATCCCCAAGGGCCAGTACGGCGGCGGGGACGTCATCGTGTGGGACCGCGGCACCTGGGTGCCGCACGGAGACCCGCGCAAAGCCTGGCGCGCGGGCAAGCTCAAGTTCGAGCTGCGCGGCGAGAAGCTGCACGGCCACTGGACCCTGGTGCGCATGCGGGGCAAGGAGACCGACAGCCAACCGGCGTGGCTGCTGATCAAGGAAGCCGACGCGGCCGCCCGCACCGACGGCTACGACATCACCCGCGCCCGGCCGGCCAGCGTCCTGCGGGCCGCGCCTGCGCGTCCGCACGGCAAGAGGAAGGGCGCCTCGGCCGTGCTGCCGGCCGAAGCCCGCGCGGCCCGCCTGCCCGTGGCGCTGGCACCGCAGCTGGCCACCCTGGCCGCGGCGCCGCCGGACGGGGCGCAGGACTGGCTCTACGAAGCCAAGCTCGACGGCTACCGCCTGCTCGCGCGCGTGGACGCCGGCAAGGTGAAGCTGTTCACCCGCAACGGCCACGACTGGACCCAGCGCCTGCCCGAACTGGCCCGCGCCGTGACGCAACTGCCGCTGCGCTCGGGCTGGCTGGACGGCGAGATCGTGGTGCCCGGCGCCAATGACGCGCCCGACTTCCAGGCGCTGCAGGCGGCGTTTGAAGGCAACCGGCGCGAGCACATCGTCTACTACCTGTTCGACCTGCCGTACTACGCTGGCCATGACCTGCGCGCCGTGCCGCTGGACGAGCGGCGCACCCTGCTCAAGGGCCTGTTCATCGGCCAGACGCCGGCGCAGGTGCGTTTCAGCGAATCGTTCGACGTGCCGCCCCACGACCTGCTGGCCGCGGCCTGCCGGCTGGGCCTGGAGGGCGTGATCGGCAAGCGGCGCGACGCACCCTACGTGTCGCAGCGCTCGGCCGACTGGATCAAGCTCAAGTGCACGCAGCGCCAGGAGTTCGTGGTGGTCGGCTACACCGACCCCCAAGGCACGCGCGAAGGCCTGGGGGCGCTGCTGCTGGCCGTGCACGACCGCGCCGGCCAGCTGCGCTACGCCGGCAACGTGGGCAGCGGTTTCACCGACCGCCAGCTGGTCACGCTGGAAAAGCAGCTCACGTCGCTGCACGCGCCGCGCAGCGCCCTGCCCCCCACGCGCGGCCTGGGCCCGGTGCACTGGGTCCGCCCCGAGTTGCTGGCCGAGGTGTCCTTTGGGGAATGGACGCGCAGCGGCCGCATCCGCCAGGCCGTGTTCCGCGGCCTGCGCGAGGACAAGAAGCCGCAGGCCATCGTGCGCGAGCAGCCGCTGGCGCCCCAACGCCTGGCGGCCGCCACCCGGGCCCGCAAGGGCCCGGTGCTCACCCATCCGGGCCGCGTGATCGACCCCGCCAGCGGCACCACCAAGGGCGAACTGGCCGACTATTACGCGCGCGCCGCGGCGCTGATCCTGCCGCACCTGAAGGACCGGCCGGTGGCCCTGGTGCGCGCCCCGGGCGGGGTAACGCAGCCGCTGTTTTTCCAGAAACACGCCGACGATGCCGAACTGCCGGGCGTGCGCCGGCTCGACCCCTCGCTGGACCCGGGCCACGAGCCGCTGCTGGCCGTGGCCGGCGCCCAAGCCCTGCAGTCGCTCGCGCAGATGAACGTGGTGGAGCTGCACACCTGGAACGCCACGGCCCGGGCCATCGACCGGCCCGACCGCATGACCTTTGACCTCGATCCCGGCGAGGGCACGCCCTGGATCCATGTGCAGCAAGGCGCCCAGCTGGTGCAGGTGGCGCTGCAGGAGCTGGGCCTGCCGGCCTTCCTCAAGACCAGCGGCGGCAAGGGCCTGCACGTGGTGGTGCCGCTGCGCCGCCACTACGGCTGGGAGGCGGTCAAGGGCTTTTCACAGGCCATCGTGCAGCACCTCGCGGCCACGCTGCCCGAACGCTTTGTGGCAAAGAGCGGGCCGCGCAACCGCGTGGGCAAGATCTTTGTGGACTACCTGCGCAACGGCTTTGGCGCCACCACCGTGAGCGCGTGGTCGGTGCGCGCGCGCGCGGGGCTGGGGGTGTCGGTGCCCGTGGCGTGGAGCGAACTGGGCGCGCTGACCGGCGGCGCCCACTGGACGCTGGCCAACATCGCGCCGCGGCTGGCCACCGGCAACCAGCCCTGGGCCGGCTACCACGCCGCGCGCAAGGGCCTGTCGGCGGCCATGAAACAGCTGGGTTTCCAGCCTGGGGCGGCTTGA
- a CDS encoding LLM class flavin-dependent oxidoreductase — translation MVPFSILDLSPICEGSDAAQSFRNSLALAQHAEKLGYTRYWLAEHHGMPGIASAATSTLLAYIGAGTSSIRIGAGGVMLPNHSPLVIAEQFGTLESLYPGRIDLGLGRAPGSDPRTAQALRRNLDSDADQFPQDVLELMDFMSPEPRQAVRAVPGRGLQVPVWILGSSTFGAQLAAHLGLPYAFASHFAPQQLMQAIQIYRETFRPSAQLQKPYVMLGFNVFAADTDAQAEYLASSWQQAFVNLRSGRPGQLPPPVDGYRQRVGPAENALLDSVLSCAAVGAPGTVRAGVQAFIERTGADELMIASSMFDTGARLRSYELLAGVRDGRH, via the coding sequence ATGGTTCCCTTCTCCATCCTTGATCTCTCCCCGATCTGCGAAGGCAGCGACGCCGCGCAGTCGTTCCGCAATTCGCTGGCGCTGGCCCAGCACGCCGAAAAACTGGGCTACACGCGCTACTGGCTGGCCGAGCACCACGGCATGCCCGGCATTGCCAGCGCGGCCACCTCCACGCTGCTGGCCTACATTGGCGCGGGCACATCCAGCATCCGCATCGGCGCCGGCGGCGTCATGCTGCCCAACCACTCGCCACTGGTGATTGCCGAGCAGTTCGGCACGCTCGAATCGCTCTACCCTGGCCGCATCGACCTGGGCCTGGGCCGCGCGCCCGGCTCGGACCCGCGCACCGCCCAGGCGCTGCGGCGCAACCTGGACAGCGACGCCGACCAGTTCCCGCAGGACGTGCTCGAGCTGATGGACTTCATGAGCCCCGAGCCGCGCCAGGCTGTGCGCGCCGTGCCAGGCCGCGGGCTGCAGGTGCCCGTGTGGATCCTGGGCTCCAGCACCTTTGGCGCCCAGCTGGCGGCGCACCTGGGCCTGCCCTATGCGTTTGCCTCGCACTTTGCGCCGCAGCAGCTGATGCAGGCCATCCAGATCTACCGCGAGACCTTCCGGCCCTCGGCGCAGTTGCAAAAGCCCTATGTGATGCTGGGCTTCAACGTGTTCGCGGCTGACACTGACGCGCAGGCCGAGTACCTGGCCAGCTCGTGGCAGCAGGCCTTCGTCAACCTGCGCAGCGGCCGGCCGGGCCAGTTGCCGCCGCCGGTGGACGGCTACCGCCAGCGCGTGGGGCCGGCCGAAAACGCGCTGCTCGACTCGGTGCTGTCGTGCGCCGCCGTGGGCGCGCCCGGGACGGTGCGCGCCGGTGTACAGGCCTTCATTGAGCGCACCGGGGCCGACGAGCTGATGATCGCCTCGTCAATGTTCGACACCGGTGCGCGGCTGCGTTCGTATGAACTGCTGGCTGGCGTGCGCGACGGCCGCCACTGA
- a CDS encoding NAD(P)(+) transhydrogenase (Re/Si-specific) subunit beta has product MSMNLVTLLYLVASVCFIQALKGLSHPTTSIRGNLFGMTGMAIAALTTVGLIYTQAAALQKNPVEGIAYVLVALLVGGGAGAIMAKRVEMTKMPELVAFMHSMIGLAAVFIAVAAVAEPWAFSIVEKGGAIPGGNRVELALGAFIGAVTFTGSVIAFGKLSGKYKFRLFQGTPVQFAHQHKLNLALGLAAIFFMFGFWHSQSWLDIVLVISLGFVLGVLLIIPIGGADMPVVVSMLNSYSGWAAAGIGFSLNNSMLIIAGSLVGSSGAILSYIMCKAMNRSFFNVILGGFGGDASSAAAGAKEQRPVKSGSADDAAFVLGNAETVVIVPGYGLAVARAQHAVKELAQKLTDKGITVKYAIHPVAGRMPGHMNVLLAEAEVPYDQVFEMEDINGEFGQADVAIILGANDVVNPAAHTKGSPIYGMPILEAYKAKTVIVNKRSMAAGYAGLDNELFYMDKTMMVFGDAKKVVEDMGKAIE; this is encoded by the coding sequence ATGAGCATGAATCTCGTCACGCTGTTGTACCTTGTGGCCTCGGTGTGCTTCATCCAGGCCCTGAAGGGGCTGAGCCATCCCACCACGTCGATCCGCGGCAACCTGTTCGGCATGACCGGCATGGCGATCGCGGCGCTGACCACGGTGGGGCTGATCTACACGCAGGCGGCCGCGCTGCAGAAGAATCCGGTTGAAGGCATTGCCTACGTGCTGGTGGCGCTGCTGGTGGGCGGTGGCGCCGGGGCCATCATGGCCAAGCGCGTCGAAATGACCAAGATGCCCGAGCTCGTGGCCTTCATGCACAGCATGATCGGCCTCGCGGCGGTGTTCATCGCCGTGGCCGCGGTGGCCGAGCCCTGGGCGTTCAGCATTGTCGAAAAGGGCGGCGCCATTCCGGGCGGCAACCGCGTGGAGCTGGCGCTTGGGGCGTTCATCGGCGCGGTGACCTTCACCGGCTCGGTGATCGCCTTCGGCAAGCTCTCGGGCAAGTACAAGTTCCGCCTGTTCCAGGGCACGCCGGTGCAGTTTGCGCACCAGCACAAGCTCAACCTGGCGCTGGGGCTGGCCGCGATCTTCTTCATGTTCGGCTTCTGGCACTCCCAGAGCTGGCTGGACATCGTGCTGGTGATCTCGCTGGGCTTTGTGCTGGGCGTGCTGCTGATCATCCCGATCGGTGGCGCCGACATGCCGGTGGTGGTCTCCATGCTCAACAGCTATTCCGGATGGGCCGCCGCGGGCATCGGCTTCAGCCTGAACAACAGCATGCTGATCATTGCCGGTTCGCTGGTGGGCAGCTCGGGCGCGATCCTGAGCTACATCATGTGCAAGGCCATGAACCGCTCGTTCTTCAATGTGATCCTGGGCGGCTTTGGGGGCGACGCGTCGTCCGCGGCCGCCGGCGCCAAGGAGCAGCGGCCGGTCAAGAGCGGCAGCGCCGATGACGCGGCCTTCGTGCTGGGCAACGCCGAGACCGTGGTGATCGTGCCCGGCTATGGCCTGGCCGTGGCCCGGGCCCAGCACGCGGTCAAGGAGCTGGCGCAGAAGCTCACCGACAAGGGCATCACCGTCAAGTACGCGATCCACCCGGTGGCGGGCCGCATGCCGGGCCACATGAACGTGTTGCTGGCCGAGGCCGAAGTGCCCTACGACCAGGTGTTCGAGATGGAAGACATCAACGGCGAATTCGGCCAGGCCGACGTGGCCATCATCCTGGGCGCCAACGACGTGGTGAACCCCGCCGCCCACACCAAGGGCAGCCCGATCTACGGCATGCCCATCCTGGAGGCCTACAAGGCCAAGACCGTGATCGTGAACAAGCGCTCCATGGCCGCCGGCTACGCAGGCCTGGACAACGAGCTGTTCTACATGGACAAGACCATGATGGTGTTCGGTGACGCCAAGAAGGTGGTCGAGGACATGGGCAAGGCCATCGAATAG
- a CDS encoding MotA/TolQ/ExbB proton channel family protein — MIARLSRVLALAALLSVLATAQAQTQAPATQAASTPVLAASPALSEPSAVKLPPASAPSANPYGLRALWAQGDIVARATLLVLLVMSVGSWYVLLTKLVAQSRMGGQGRLAARSFWAADTVRQGADTLDKASPYRFIAESALEATRKHDGLIGQVDLNTWVAQSIERAVNTVHSRTQEGLAVLATVGSTAPFVGLFGTVWGIYNALVKIGASGQASIDRVAGPVGEALIMTAIGLAVAVPAVLGYNWLVRRNKVAMDTVRAFGSDLHTVLLAANAKR, encoded by the coding sequence ATGATCGCCCGCCTCTCACGTGTCCTGGCCCTTGCGGCCCTGCTCAGCGTTCTGGCCACGGCCCAGGCCCAGACCCAGGCACCCGCAACGCAGGCCGCTTCGACGCCGGTGCTGGCGGCGTCACCCGCGCTCAGCGAGCCCTCGGCGGTCAAGCTGCCCCCCGCCAGCGCGCCCAGCGCCAATCCCTATGGCCTGCGCGCGCTCTGGGCGCAGGGCGACATCGTGGCCCGGGCCACGCTGCTGGTGCTGCTGGTCATGTCCGTGGGGAGCTGGTATGTGCTGCTCACCAAGCTCGTGGCGCAGTCGCGCATGGGCGGCCAGGGTCGCCTGGCGGCGCGCAGCTTCTGGGCTGCCGACACGGTGCGCCAGGGCGCCGACACGCTGGACAAGGCCAGCCCCTACCGTTTCATTGCCGAATCCGCGCTCGAAGCCACCCGCAAGCATGACGGGCTGATTGGTCAGGTGGACCTCAACACCTGGGTCGCGCAGAGCATCGAACGGGCCGTCAACACGGTGCACAGCCGCACCCAGGAGGGCCTGGCCGTGCTGGCCACGGTGGGCTCGACGGCGCCCTTCGTGGGCCTGTTCGGCACGGTCTGGGGCATCTACAACGCGCTGGTGAAGATCGGCGCCTCGGGCCAGGCCAGCATCGACCGGGTGGCCGGCCCGGTGGGCGAGGCCCTGATCATGACCGCCATCGGCCTGGCGGTGGCCGTGCCCGCGGTGCTGGGCTACAACTGGCTGGTGCGGCGCAACAAGGTGGCGATGGACACGGTGCGCGCCTTTGGCTCGGACCTGCACACCGTGCTGCTGGCCGCCAACGCCAAACGCTGA
- the mnmA gene encoding tRNA 2-thiouridine(34) synthase MnmA — protein MAQMSAKTRVVVGLSGGVDSAVSAHLLKQQGYEVVGIFMKNWEDDDDSEYCSSNVDFVDAAAVADVIGIEIEHVNFAAEYKDRVFAEFLREYQAGRTPNPDVLCNAEIKFKAFLDHAMRLGAEKIATGHYARVRHNPATGRHELLKGLDPSKDQSYFLHRLNQAQLSRTLFPVGELHKTEVRRLAEAIGLPNAKKKDSTGICFIGERPFREFLNRYIRKEPGPVKDERGRVIGQHQGLSFYTLGQRQGLGIGGIKARGARRGGGEHAPWFVARKDMEANTLWVVQGHDHPWLQSLALDADDASWTGAPPAAGPYAAKTRYRQADAPCTLAPGANGAFHLDFADPQWAVTPGQSAVLYQGDVCLGGGVIAARA, from the coding sequence ATCGCACAAATGAGTGCAAAGACCAGGGTTGTCGTGGGTTTGAGTGGCGGTGTGGACTCCGCGGTCAGCGCGCACCTGCTCAAGCAGCAGGGCTACGAGGTCGTCGGCATCTTCATGAAGAACTGGGAAGACGATGACGACAGCGAGTACTGCTCGTCCAACGTCGACTTCGTGGACGCCGCCGCCGTGGCCGACGTGATCGGCATCGAGATCGAGCACGTCAACTTCGCCGCCGAGTACAAGGACCGCGTGTTCGCCGAGTTCCTGCGCGAGTACCAGGCCGGACGCACGCCCAACCCCGACGTGCTGTGCAATGCCGAGATCAAGTTCAAGGCCTTCCTCGACCACGCGATGCGCCTGGGCGCGGAAAAGATCGCCACCGGGCACTACGCCCGCGTGCGCCACAACCCGGCCACCGGCCGCCACGAACTGCTCAAGGGCCTGGACCCTTCCAAGGACCAGAGCTACTTCCTGCACCGCCTGAACCAGGCGCAGCTGTCACGAACGCTGTTTCCCGTGGGTGAACTGCACAAGACCGAGGTGCGCCGGTTGGCCGAAGCCATCGGCCTGCCCAACGCGAAGAAGAAGGACTCCACCGGCATCTGCTTCATTGGCGAGCGGCCGTTCCGCGAGTTCCTCAACCGCTACATCCGCAAGGAGCCGGGGCCCGTCAAGGACGAGCGCGGCCGCGTGATCGGCCAGCACCAGGGGCTGAGCTTCTACACGCTGGGGCAGCGCCAGGGCCTGGGCATTGGCGGCATCAAGGCCCGGGGCGCCCGGCGCGGCGGCGGCGAGCACGCACCCTGGTTCGTGGCGCGCAAGGACATGGAGGCCAACACGCTGTGGGTGGTGCAGGGCCACGACCACCCCTGGCTGCAGTCACTGGCGCTGGACGCCGACGACGCCAGCTGGACCGGCGCGCCGCCAGCCGCCGGCCCCTACGCCGCCAAGACACGCTACCGCCAGGCCGACGCGCCCTGCACGCTCGCGCCGGGCGCCAACGGGGCCTTTCACCTGGACTTTGCCGACCCGCAATGGGCGGTCACCCCGGGCCAGTCGGCCGTGCTGTACCAAGGCGACGTCTGCCTGGGCGGCGGCGTGATTGCCGCCAGGGCCTGA
- a CDS encoding NUDIX hydrolase — translation MNERWKPSVTVAAVIERDGRFMLVEEHTAEGLKLNNAAGHLDPGESPAQGCAREALEETAHLFRPTALVGVYLARFERAGTGEDVTYLRFAFCGELGELQPGRRLDEGIVRTLWMTPDEIRASADRHRSPLLLRCMEDYLAGARYPLSLVYTDPGVTRP, via the coding sequence ATGAATGAACGATGGAAACCCAGTGTCACGGTCGCCGCGGTCATCGAGCGCGACGGCCGCTTCATGCTGGTCGAGGAGCACACGGCCGAAGGCCTCAAGCTCAACAACGCCGCCGGCCATCTCGATCCGGGCGAATCGCCGGCGCAGGGTTGCGCGCGCGAGGCACTGGAAGAAACGGCGCACCTGTTCCGGCCCACGGCCCTGGTGGGCGTGTACCTCGCGCGCTTCGAGCGCGCGGGCACCGGCGAAGACGTGACCTACCTGCGCTTTGCGTTCTGCGGCGAGCTGGGCGAGTTGCAGCCCGGCCGCCGCCTTGACGAAGGCATTGTGCGCACGCTGTGGATGACGCCCGACGAAATCCGCGCCAGCGCGGACCGCCACCGCAGCCCGCTGCTGCTGCGCTGCATGGAAGACTACCTGGCCGGCGCGCGCTACCCGCTGTCGCTGGTCTACACCGACCCGGGCGTGACCCGGCCCTGA
- a CDS encoding biopolymer transporter ExbD produces the protein MAIRWKTEAREDALIAEINTTPLVDVMLVLLIIFLITIPVVNSSVAVSLPREQSQAGDSRTENVIITVDAQGNTYWFDTRLPDAQALSTLLAQVALMSPQPEVHIRGDARGSYEPIGRVVYACQQMGIARIGFVTEPPGGG, from the coding sequence ATGGCGATCCGATGGAAGACCGAAGCCCGTGAAGACGCGCTGATCGCCGAGATCAACACCACGCCGCTGGTGGATGTGATGCTGGTGCTGCTGATCATCTTCCTGATCACCATTCCGGTGGTCAACAGTTCGGTGGCCGTGAGCCTGCCGCGCGAGCAGAGCCAGGCCGGCGACAGCCGGACCGAGAACGTGATCATCACGGTTGACGCCCAGGGCAACACCTACTGGTTCGACACCCGCCTGCCCGACGCACAGGCCCTGAGCACGCTGCTGGCGCAGGTGGCGCTGATGAGCCCGCAACCCGAGGTGCACATCCGCGGTGACGCGCGCGGCAGCTACGAGCCGATCGGCCGCGTGGTCTACGCCTGCCAGCAGATGGGCATTGCGCGCATCGGCTTCGTGACCGAGCCGCCGGGGGGAGGCTGA
- a CDS encoding Re/Si-specific NAD(P)(+) transhydrogenase subunit alpha, producing MLIGVPAETTVGETRVAVTPETAKKLKAQGHTLRIQSGAGVPASATDEAYTAVGAEITDAAGALGCDLVLKVRSPSDAETALMKQGAALVGMLNPFDAEGLQRLAAAGLTAFALEAAPRTTRAQSMDVLSSQANIAGYKAVMMAADKYQRFFPMLMTAAGTVKAARVVILGVGVAGLQAIATAKRLGAVIEASDVRPSVKEQVESLGAKFIDVPYETDEEREAAEGVGGYAKPMPPSWLERQKAEVAKRVAMADIVISTALIPGRAAPTLITEDMVRSMKPGSVIVDIAAGKGPDGGGNCPLSEADRTVVKHGVTIVGETNLPALVAADASSLYARNVLDFLKLILTKEGTLHVDPEDDIVVACLMAQNGEVRRK from the coding sequence ATGCTGATTGGCGTACCTGCCGAAACCACGGTGGGCGAAACCCGTGTTGCTGTCACTCCCGAGACGGCCAAGAAACTCAAGGCCCAGGGCCACACCTTGCGCATCCAGTCGGGCGCCGGCGTGCCTGCCAGCGCCACCGATGAGGCCTATACCGCCGTGGGGGCCGAGATCACCGACGCCGCCGGCGCGCTGGGTTGCGATCTGGTGCTCAAGGTGCGCAGCCCGTCCGATGCCGAGACCGCGCTGATGAAGCAGGGCGCCGCGCTGGTGGGCATGCTCAACCCGTTTGACGCCGAAGGCCTGCAGCGGCTGGCCGCGGCCGGGCTCACGGCCTTTGCGCTGGAAGCCGCGCCGCGCACCACGCGGGCCCAGAGCATGGACGTGCTGAGCTCGCAGGCCAACATCGCGGGCTACAAGGCCGTGATGATGGCGGCCGACAAGTACCAGCGTTTCTTCCCCATGCTGATGACGGCGGCCGGCACGGTCAAGGCGGCCCGGGTCGTGATCCTGGGCGTGGGCGTGGCGGGCTTGCAGGCCATTGCCACGGCCAAGCGGCTGGGCGCGGTGATCGAGGCCTCCGACGTGCGGCCCAGCGTCAAGGAGCAGGTCGAGTCGCTGGGCGCCAAGTTCATTGACGTGCCCTACGAGACCGACGAGGAGCGCGAGGCCGCCGAGGGTGTGGGCGGCTATGCCAAGCCCATGCCGCCGAGCTGGCTGGAGCGCCAGAAGGCCGAGGTGGCCAAGCGCGTGGCGATGGCCGACATCGTGATTTCCACCGCACTGATCCCCGGCCGCGCCGCGCCGACCCTGATCACCGAGGACATGGTCAGGTCCATGAAGCCGGGCTCGGTGATCGTGGACATTGCCGCGGGCAAGGGCCCGGACGGGGGCGGCAACTGCCCGCTCAGCGAGGCCGACAGGACGGTGGTGAAGCACGGCGTGACCATTGTGGGCGAGACCAACCTGCCGGCCCTGGTGGCCGCCGATGCCTCGTCGCTGTACGCGCGCAACGTGCTCGACTTTCTCAAGCTGATCCTCACCAAGGAGGGCACGCTGCACGTCGACCCCGAGGACGACATCGTCGTGGCCTGCCTGATGGCGCAAAACGGCGAAGTGCGCCGCAAATAA
- a CDS encoding Ku protein, which yields MASSASRVLWKGAISFGLVHIPVALHPATVAGGLDFDWLDKRSMDPVGYKRINKKTGKEVASANIVKGLEYEDGQYVVLSNEEISAAYPRATQTISIETFIAAPELPFLYLERPYYVAPINKGAKVYALLRETLRKTGRIGIARVVIQTREHLAALVPSGDGLVLNLLRWGDEIRPMEGLNLPPQSAKSAGLSERELKMAAQLVEDMSGEWKPESFRDLFRDEVMALVKRKVKAGETETVTPIEPQEPPGAGGAQIIDLTELLQRSLRKGDGKGAAQPAPPRKTARKTTRKAAARKATPARRKTGT from the coding sequence ATGGCCAGTTCTGCCTCGCGAGTCCTGTGGAAAGGTGCCATCAGCTTCGGGCTGGTGCACATTCCCGTTGCCCTGCACCCCGCCACGGTCGCCGGCGGGCTCGACTTCGACTGGCTGGACAAGCGCAGCATGGACCCGGTGGGCTACAAGCGCATCAACAAGAAAACCGGCAAGGAAGTCGCCAGCGCCAACATCGTCAAGGGCCTGGAGTACGAAGACGGCCAGTACGTGGTGCTGAGCAACGAGGAGATCAGCGCCGCCTACCCCCGGGCCACGCAGACCATCTCGATCGAAACCTTCATTGCCGCGCCCGAGCTGCCCTTCCTGTACCTGGAGCGGCCCTACTATGTGGCGCCCATCAACAAGGGCGCCAAGGTCTACGCGCTGCTGCGCGAAACCCTGCGCAAGACCGGGCGCATCGGCATTGCGCGGGTGGTGATCCAGACCCGCGAACACCTGGCCGCGCTGGTGCCATCGGGCGACGGCCTGGTGCTCAACCTGCTGCGCTGGGGCGACGAGATCCGGCCCATGGAGGGCCTGAACCTGCCCCCCCAAAGCGCCAAATCAGCCGGGCTGAGCGAGCGTGAGCTCAAGATGGCGGCGCAGCTGGTGGAAGACATGAGCGGCGAATGGAAGCCCGAGAGCTTCCGCGACCTGTTTCGCGACGAGGTCATGGCCCTGGTCAAGCGCAAGGTCAAGGCCGGCGAGACCGAAACGGTGACCCCCATAGAGCCCCAGGAACCACCGGGCGCCGGCGGCGCCCAGATCATCGACCTGACCGAGCTGCTGCAGCGCAGCCTGCGCAAGGGGGACGGCAAGGGTGCGGCCCAACCGGCACCGCCGCGCAAGACAGCGCGCAAAACCACACGCAAAGCCGCCGCCCGCAAAGCCACGCCGGCACGCCGCAAGACCGGCACCTGA
- a CDS encoding biopolymer transporter ExbD encodes MAMNLGNDPDAEVMADINTTPLVDVMLVLLVMLIITIPIQLHSINIEMPGGPPPPRLVPPEVVQVDVTPAGQVFWNGEPLPDRAALEQRLRAAAAQPEQPEIHLRPDRAAGYEAVAGVLAASQRLGLAKIGIVGSEQYAP; translated from the coding sequence ATGGCGATGAACCTCGGCAACGACCCCGATGCGGAAGTGATGGCCGACATCAACACCACGCCGCTGGTGGACGTGATGCTGGTCTTGCTGGTGATGCTGATCATCACCATCCCGATCCAGCTGCATTCGATCAACATCGAGATGCCCGGCGGACCGCCGCCGCCGCGGCTGGTCCCGCCTGAAGTGGTGCAGGTGGACGTGACGCCGGCGGGACAGGTGTTCTGGAACGGCGAGCCGCTGCCCGACCGCGCCGCCCTGGAGCAGCGCCTGCGGGCCGCGGCCGCGCAGCCCGAGCAGCCGGAAATCCACCTGCGTCCCGACCGGGCCGCGGGCTACGAGGCGGTGGCGGGCGTGCTGGCGGCGTCCCAGCGGCTGGGGCTGGCGAAGATTGGCATCGTGGGGTCCGAGCAGTACGCGCCGTGA